The following coding sequences lie in one Arachis ipaensis cultivar K30076 chromosome B03, Araip1.1, whole genome shotgun sequence genomic window:
- the LOC107631160 gene encoding uncharacterized protein LOC107631160, translating to MAKLLDDAALWLPPPHFLDGAKGSPKADPDAVFCFPSEFPYEFGVSSPVESVAGSTETESSDEEEDFFAGLTRRLSQATIHDSRKQLATEKPEACKTRGMAGSPQSTLSGIGSWSGRSLVSGEGTPNGSSRVPSPSTTPFADQNDPWEVIYQAAGQVARMKLNDHVSQSNRGFLNSARATAAAPKNLHTTVCPSFCNHAPQVSQEQVLNQQCGSTWGSLGAGNKAYWLLQQQHRAREVCYESVKCGNRLQSAWPQPHQNQNNLQYGRSGHRVPVPVGSAAKRASSGGTGVFLPRHYGNTAEPRKKTGSAPVVVPAKVVHALNLNIEGFNGPSLQPCFSNAFATDYDALVARRNAVLMQNRLRARREEAASYEVRLPQEWTY from the exons CCGCACTTCCTCGACGGAGCTAAGGGCTCCCCAAAAGCCGACCCGGACGCCGTTTTCTGCTTTCCTTCCGAGTTCCCCTATGAGTTTGGTGTGTCCTCTCCGGTGGAGTCCGTTGCTGGCTCCACCGAGACGGAGAGCAGCGACGAGGAAGAAGACTTCTTCGCCGGCTTGACTCGCCGGCTCAGTCAGGCGACGATTCACGACTCACGCAAACAACTCGCCACTGAGAAACCTGAG GCATGCAAAACTCGCGGTATGGCTGGCTCGCCTCAGTCTACCCTTAGCGGAATCGGAAGCTGGTCCGGCCGTAGCTTAGTTTCCGGCGAAGGAACACCGAACGGATCTTCCCGTGTTCCTTCCCCTTCGACGACGCCGTTCGCCGACCAAAACGACCCTTGGGAGGTTATATACCAAGCCGCAGGACAAGTGGCCAGGATGAAGCTGAACGACCACGTGTCTCAGAGCAACAGAGGGTTTCTTAACTCTGCACGCGCCACCGCAGCAGCACCGAAGAACCTTCACACCACCGTATGCCCCTCGTTCTGTAACCACGCTCCTCAG GTTTCTCAAGAGCAGGTGTTGAATCAACAGTGTGGTTCTACATGGGGAAGTCTGGGGGCTGGTAATAAAGCATACTGGCTCCTCCAACAGCAGCACAGAGCGCGTGAAGTTTGTTACGAGAGTGTAAAATGTGGTAACCGTCTCCAATCTGCATGGCCCCAACCTCACCAGAATCAGAACAACTTGCAGTATGGCAGATCCGGGCATCGGGTTCCGGTTCCGGTTGGATCTGCCGCCAAAAGAGCCAGCTCTGGTGGAACAGGGGTGTTCTTGCCTCGCCATTATGGGAACACCGCCGAGCCTCGAAAGAAGACTG GTTCTGCACCTGTTGTGGTTCCGGCTAAGGTTGTTCATGCTTTGAACCTAAACATTGAGGGTTTTAATGGTCCATCACTTCAGCCGTGCTTCTCCAACGCCTTTGCCACTGATTATG atGCATTGGTTGCAAGAAGAAACGCTGTTCTGATGCAGAACAGATTAAGGGCACGGCGGGAAGAGGCAGCCAGCTACGAAGTTCGCCTCCCGCAGGAGTGGACTTATTGA
- the LOC107634669 gene encoding (+)-neomenthol dehydrogenase: protein MEAEHYFPSPSLCSTRWWSKETVAVVTGGNKGIGYALVKQFAELGLSVVLTARDYHKGEAALQALEAHGLANHLHFLLLDVSDPLSIKNFASSFQAKFGPTLDILVNNAGVSFNELDGNTVEYAKTVMDTNFYGPKLLIEALLPLFRCSSSSSSVSRVLNISSRLGSLDKLRNKKMREMLERGELGEEEIEGMVKRFLGDVKSGRWENEGWPLQWTDYAVSKLALNAYSRLLAKKQSGLSVNCFCPGFTQTAMTRGKGTHTADHAAALAATLALLPPSHLPTGRFFLLSRNTTPTTTITSKL from the exons ATGGAAGCGGAGCATTattttccttctccttctctctGCTCAACCAG ATGGTGGTCAAAGGAGACGGTGGCGGTGGTGACGGGTGGGAACAAAGGCATAGGGTATGCGTTGGTGAAGCAATTTGCGGAGCTTGGACTGAGCGTGGTCCTGACTGCGAGAGACTACCATAAAGGGGAAGCTGCTTTACAGGCCCTTGAAGCACATGGTCTTGCCAATCACCTTCACTTTCTCTTGCTCGATGTTTCTGACCCTCTTTCCATAAAAAATTTCGCATCCTCCTTTCAAGCCAAATTCGGACCCACCTTGGATATTCTC gttAATAACGCGGGTGTGTCGTTCAATGAGCTAGACGGGAACACGGTGGAGTATGCAAAAACGGTTATGGATACTAACTTTTATGGCCCTAAGTTGTTGATTGAGGCTCTCCTTCCACTCTTCcgttgctcttcttcttcttcttctgtctcTCGTGTTCTCAACATTAGCTCAAGGCTTGGCTCCCTTGAT AAATTGAGGAACAAGAAGATGAGAGAAATGTTGGAGAGGGGGGAGTTAGGGGAAGAGGAAATAGAGGGAATGGTGAAGAGGTTCCTTGGAGACGTGAAGAGTGGAAGGTGGGAGAATGAAGGGTGGCCATTGCAGTGGACTGACTACGCGGTCTCCAAGCTGGCTCTCAACGCATACTCAAGGCTGCTCGCTAAGAAACAAAGTGGCCTCAGTGTCAACTGTTTTTGCCCTGGCTTCACACAGACCGCCATGACAAGGGGAAAGGGCACCCACACCGCCGACCATGCTGCTGCCCTTGCCGCCACACTCGCCTTGCTTCCCCCCTCCCACTTGCCTACCGGCAGGTTCTTCTTGCTTAGCCGCAACACCACTCCTACTACTACTATTACTTCTAAACTTTGA